The Bacteroidales bacterium genome contains a region encoding:
- a CDS encoding transposase: MPYNPNIHNRRSIRLKGYDYSQAGLYFITICVQNRKCLFGNIIAGKMILNDAGRMIENWYYESENKYPDKKYHEMIVMPNHFHCIIENIPLSDKKLKSDAHVGTPLRGRPENGHPENMHPEYGKNNQKYNATIGDAMDWFKTMTTNEYIRNVKKYNWERFNKKLWQRNYWEHIIRNEAEYNRIADYIIDNPQQWDNDKLNPKQSGLM; the protein is encoded by the coding sequence ATGCCCTACAACCCAAACATACACAATCGCCGTTCAATCCGGTTAAAAGGATATGATTATTCGCAGGCAGGTTTGTATTTTATTACAATTTGTGTGCAAAACCGTAAATGTTTGTTCGGTAATATAATTGCCGGCAAAATGATATTAAACGATGCCGGGCGGATGATTGAAAATTGGTATTATGAATCGGAAAATAAATATCCCGATAAAAAATATCATGAAATGATTGTTATGCCAAATCATTTTCATTGTATCATCGAAAATATTCCGTTATCGGATAAAAAATTAAAATCGGACGCCCACGTAGGGACGCCCCTACGTGGGCGTCCGGAAAACGGGCATCCGGAAAATATGCATCCCGAATACGGAAAAAACAACCAAAAATACAACGCAACAATAGGCGATGCAATGGATTGGTTTAAAACAATGACAACCAATGAATATATTCGCAATGTTAAAAAATACAATTGGGAACGTTTCAACAAAAAACTGTGGCAACGAAATTATTGGGAACATATCATCAGAAATGAGGCAGAATATAATCGTATTGCAGATTATATTATTGATAATCCGCAACAATGGGATAATGATAAATTAAATCCGAAACAATCCGGTTTGATGTAA
- a CDS encoding transposase has protein sequence MPYNPNIHNRRSIRLKGYDYSQAGLYFITICVQNRKCLFGNVIAGKMILNDAGRMIENWYFESENKYPDKKCREMIIMPNHFHCIVENIPISGGNTKPGDHTESPPQWPPPQTEYGANNKKYNATIGDATGWFKTMTTNEYIRGVKKYNWERFNKKLWQRNYWEHIIRNEAEYNRIADYIIDNPKNWDDDKLNPK, from the coding sequence ATGCCCTACAACCCAAATATACACAATCGCCGTTCAATCCGGTTAAAAGGATACGATTATTCGCAGGCAGGATTGTATTTTATTACAATTTGTGTGCAAAACCGTAAATGTTTGTTCGGTAACGTAATTGCCGGCAAAATGATATTAAACGATGCCGGGCGTATGATTGAAAATTGGTATTTTGAATCGGAAAATAAATATCCCGATAAAAAATGCCGTGAAATGATTATTATGCCGAATCATTTTCATTGTATTGTTGAAAATATACCGATATCGGGCGGCAATACAAAACCGGGCGACCACACAGAGTCGCCCCCACAATGGCCGCCCCCACAAACGGAATACGGGGCGAACAATAAAAAATACAACGCAACAATAGGCGATGCAACCGGTTGGTTTAAAACAATGACAACCAATGAATATATTCGCGGTGTAAAAAAATATAATTGGGAACGTTTCAACAAAAAACTGTGGCAACGAAATTATTGGGAACATATCATCAGAAATGAGGCAGAATATAATCGTATTGCAGATTATATAATTGATAATCCAAAAAATTGGGATGATGATAAATTAAATCCTAAATAA
- a CDS encoding PIN domain-containing protein translates to MKKIYLDTSVPSAVFDLGKPERLKTTKEWFEKSAAKYILHTSDLTIEEINELLSTDKKNNILNLIKSMNVNILKTTREALELSKIYIEKGAIPVTEPEDALHIAVAVIHQIPYFASWDFKHIVSKNPVRKIEELNKKVGYNSVKIGTVYDFI, encoded by the coding sequence ATGAAGAAAATATATTTAGATACATCAGTTCCGAGTGCCGTATTTGATTTAGGGAAACCCGAGCGACTTAAAACTACCAAGGAATGGTTTGAAAAATCAGCCGCCAAATACATTTTACATACTTCTGATCTTACAATTGAAGAGATTAATGAACTCTTATCGACAGATAAGAAAAACAATATACTGAATTTAATAAAATCAATGAATGTAAACATTCTTAAAACTACCCGTGAAGCATTAGAGTTGTCAAAAATCTATATCGAAAAAGGAGCAATACCGGTAACAGAACCCGAAGACGCCTTACATATTGCCGTTGCCGTTATACATCAAATACCGTATTTTGCATCTTGGGACTTTAAACATATCGTCAGCAAAAACCCTGTAAGAAAGATTGAAGAATTAAACAAAAAAGTCGGTTATAATTCAGTTAAAATCGGAACTGTATATGATTTTATTTAA
- a CDS encoding TonB-dependent receptor: MSVRSEIKLLPVVLICLCFSLKFSYAQTTIRGKITGEQGRSIPGANVYLKNTYDGTSCSADGSFSFTTKKTGQAILVVNYISYETYEQAIELKGDDIEINIKLEVSITRIDAVTISAGMFEAGDEKKSVILNSLDIVTTAGSGADIVSALTTLPGASMVGGQTGLYVRGGESREAQTFIDGMRVAHPFFSSVPDISQRGRFSPFLFQGTYFSTGGYSAEYGQGLSSALILNTEGLPSESYTSISLMTLGAGAGHNHLWDKTSLGVFANYTNLNPYTYLVKQNIDWTNSATGYDASVIFRQKTSKTGMLKAYIQYDKGDVGFYRDDMLNYPEQVHFKILGSNLYSNLSYKEQLAEKLIFSSGLSYSYNNDDIENGDNNLIIIDKAGIAKAKLKYLLGDLSSVKLGGEMQYMNFEDSVTQTENYYATFAEGDFYLTKKLVIRLGLRGEYSKLVNKYNMAPRASLAYKTGNYGQFSLAYGRFYQAPEREYLYNTDLNNYEQATHYIFNYQLIGDERSFRIESYYKKYDNLLLYGREFSTDGFGDAKGLDVFWRDKKTIPNADYWISYSYLDTKRKYLYYPVEAMPDYASKHHLSIVYKHFVKFLSSNIGATYVFSSGRPYYNPNNANFMSDITGACHNISLNMSWIRAIGKKFIVVSVSVSNVLGSDNIYGYHYTPDGSQRVAVTDASKRFYFLGVFISIGRDNTEDI; the protein is encoded by the coding sequence ATGAGCGTAAGATCAGAGATTAAGTTATTACCGGTAGTTTTAATTTGTTTATGTTTTTCACTTAAATTTTCATATGCACAAACAACAATAAGAGGTAAAATTACCGGTGAGCAGGGAAGGTCAATACCGGGAGCAAATGTTTATCTGAAAAATACCTATGACGGTACTTCATGTTCAGCAGACGGTTCTTTTAGTTTTACGACTAAGAAAACCGGGCAGGCAATCCTTGTTGTTAATTATATTTCTTATGAAACTTATGAGCAAGCAATAGAGCTTAAGGGAGACGATATTGAAATTAATATAAAATTAGAAGTGTCAATAACCCGTATTGATGCGGTTACGATATCGGCAGGAATGTTTGAAGCAGGTGATGAAAAGAAATCCGTGATACTGAATTCGTTGGATATAGTAACAACAGCCGGTTCAGGAGCAGATATCGTTTCTGCATTGACAACATTACCCGGTGCATCAATGGTGGGAGGTCAGACGGGTTTATACGTAAGAGGAGGAGAGAGCAGGGAAGCTCAAACATTCATTGACGGTATGCGTGTTGCACATCCGTTCTTCAGCAGTGTCCCGGATATCTCACAAAGAGGAAGATTTTCACCATTCCTTTTTCAAGGAACTTATTTCAGTACAGGCGGTTATTCGGCAGAATACGGGCAAGGACTTTCATCAGCTTTGATCCTTAATACAGAAGGCCTTCCGTCTGAATCATATACAAGTATCAGTCTTATGACGCTCGGTGCCGGTGCGGGACATAATCATTTGTGGGATAAAACATCGCTGGGTGTTTTCGCAAATTACACCAATCTAAATCCATATACATATCTTGTTAAACAAAATATTGACTGGACAAATTCAGCAACCGGTTATGATGCTTCTGTTATTTTCAGACAAAAAACATCAAAAACAGGAATGTTAAAAGCCTATATTCAATACGACAAGGGAGATGTCGGGTTCTACAGGGATGATATGTTGAATTATCCCGAACAGGTTCATTTTAAAATTCTGGGCAGTAACTTATACTCAAATTTATCTTATAAAGAACAATTAGCAGAAAAATTGATATTCAGTTCAGGTCTTTCTTACTCTTATAACAACGATGATATTGAAAACGGCGACAATAATTTAATAATTATTGATAAAGCAGGTATTGCAAAAGCAAAACTTAAATACCTGCTCGGTGATCTTTCAAGTGTAAAACTCGGCGGTGAAATGCAATACATGAATTTTGAAGATTCTGTAACACAGACTGAAAATTATTATGCAACATTTGCCGAAGGTGATTTCTATCTGACAAAAAAACTGGTTATCCGCTTGGGCCTCAGAGGAGAATATTCTAAACTCGTAAATAAATATAATATGGCTCCGCGAGCATCACTTGCATATAAAACCGGCAATTACGGACAGTTTTCGCTTGCATACGGCCGGTTTTATCAGGCACCCGAAAGAGAATATCTGTATAATACCGATCTTAACAACTATGAACAAGCCACACATTATATTTTTAATTATCAATTGATTGGTGATGAGCGATCTTTCAGGATTGAATCCTATTATAAGAAATATGATAACTTACTTTTATACGGCCGGGAATTCAGTACAGACGGATTTGGTGATGCAAAAGGTTTAGACGTATTCTGGCGTGATAAAAAAACAATACCGAATGCAGATTATTGGATTTCTTATTCTTACCTTGATACCAAAAGAAAATACTTATATTACCCTGTTGAAGCAATGCCCGATTATGCATCAAAACATCATTTGAGTATTGTTTACAAGCATTTTGTCAAATTCCTTTCGTCAAATATTGGTGCAACTTATGTTTTTTCATCGGGAAGACCCTATTATAACCCGAATAATGCTAACTTTATGTCGGATATCACAGGTGCTTGCCATAATATCAGTCTGAATATGAGTTGGATCAGAGCAATCGGAAAAAAATTCATTGTGGTAAGTGTCTCTGTAAGTAATGTACTCGGATCCGATAATATTTACGGTTATCATTACACACCTGACGGAAGTCAAAGAGTTGCCGTAACCGATGCGTCAAAGAGATTTTACTTTCTCGGTGTATTTATAAGTATAGGTCGTGATAATACAGAAGATATTTAA
- a CDS encoding nucleoid-associated protein: MTTFNFNETELEQLITHRIGNKHREENLLLSNELTSADEETTEYLLQYFLQDFKLPEFYGFSHSVNLEMNEVYTLAKTMFEDKNSFISSSRSIAKLLYEASEHPNIKEGELNIAYLNSLVLGDEIVDAVGIFKSENISPFLKMNEKKENYSILHDFGFEIKKIDKACIIFNTNSENGYVVLIIDNLNRSNDARYWKDDFLKLAPLNDAYYNTKEFLTIAKDFVTKQLPEEFDIDKTERIQLLNRSIEYFKTNDTFDKEDFEENVFQDEEVIDSFRKYDENIRTESNIELMSNFDISNHAVKKQSRIFKSVLKLDKNFHVYIHGDKNLIEKGVESDGRKFYKIYYNNEE; the protein is encoded by the coding sequence ATGACAACATTTAATTTCAACGAAACAGAACTTGAACAATTAATTACTCACCGTATAGGAAATAAACATCGGGAAGAAAATTTATTGCTTTCAAATGAATTAACATCGGCGGATGAGGAAACAACCGAATATCTTTTACAATACTTTCTGCAAGATTTTAAACTGCCTGAATTCTATGGTTTTTCACATTCGGTTAATCTCGAAATGAACGAGGTTTATACACTTGCAAAAACAATGTTTGAAGATAAAAATTCATTTATTTCATCTTCTCGAAGCATTGCAAAATTACTTTACGAAGCATCGGAACATCCTAATATTAAAGAGGGCGAATTAAATATTGCTTACCTTAATTCATTAGTTTTGGGAGATGAGATTGTTGATGCCGTCGGTATTTTTAAATCAGAAAACATCTCTCCTTTTTTAAAGATGAATGAAAAAAAAGAAAATTATTCCATACTGCACGATTTCGGTTTTGAGATAAAAAAAATTGATAAGGCTTGTATCATCTTCAATACAAACAGCGAAAACGGCTATGTTGTATTAATTATTGATAATTTGAACAGATCAAACGATGCTCGATATTGGAAAGACGATTTTTTAAAATTGGCACCCTTAAATGATGCATATTACAACACCAAAGAATTCTTAACAATAGCTAAAGACTTTGTTACAAAACAGTTGCCCGAAGAATTTGATATTGACAAAACGGAAAGGATACAACTTTTAAACCGTTCAATAGAATACTTTAAAACAAATGACACTTTTGATAAAGAAGATTTTGAGGAAAATGTATTTCAAGACGAAGAAGTAATAGACTCTTTCAGAAAATATGACGAAAATATCAGAACGGAGAGTAATATTGAATTAATGAGCAATTTTGATATTTCAAACCATGCCGTAAAAAAACAATCGCGAATATTTAAAAGTGTATTAAAACTTGACAAAAATTTCCATGTATATATTCACGGCGATAAAAACCTTATTGAGAAAGGAGTTGAAAGTGACGGAAGAAAATTCTATAAAATTTATTATAATAATGAAGAATAG
- a CDS encoding flotillin-like FloA family protein has product MGIILIIIILSLIVLFFWYYAPIGLWYEAKLSGIDPGIMNMLKMRLQKIPHKLIISNLVKAHNSDLKIDSHDLMKKYLAGVDITSVTDTAIRALNAGLDVSYNDLTKQYLAKVDVSRVIHAMITAQNAGLDVNFNELSSYYLSNVDVIKVIEALVTVYNAGFKEITLSQLKEHYLSNGDVTKSVEAFIAAREANYRDITFREILAIDLADIDVTEAVSWCINPKVVETKTISGIAGDGIQLQMKLKLTLRANLKNMIGGATEQTVLARVDENLSSEIGKAENHREILKSPFLLAKKVEQKELGKGTAFEILSVDVSEVKVGKDIQAELLSKRAKANAEKAKADYIKAEEKVQKAMAAAFIDGNLSVEEYNNIQNTEADTEMRKKIGESVNKKKDKK; this is encoded by the coding sequence ATGGGAATTATTCTTATTATTATAATACTGTCGTTAATCGTATTGTTTTTTTGGTATTATGCACCGATTGGACTTTGGTATGAGGCAAAGCTGTCGGGAATTGATCCCGGAATTATGAATATGTTAAAAATGCGATTGCAAAAAATTCCGCATAAATTGATTATATCTAATTTAGTTAAAGCTCATAATTCAGATTTGAAAATTGATTCACACGATTTAATGAAGAAATATCTCGCCGGTGTAGATATTACATCAGTTACTGATACTGCAATAAGAGCTTTAAATGCCGGTTTGGATGTAAGTTACAATGATTTAACAAAACAATATCTTGCAAAAGTTGATGTTTCAAGAGTTATTCATGCAATGATTACAGCTCAAAATGCCGGTTTGGATGTTAATTTTAATGAATTATCTTCTTACTATTTATCAAATGTAGATGTAATAAAAGTAATTGAAGCATTAGTTACTGTTTATAATGCCGGATTTAAGGAAATCACATTAAGTCAGCTTAAGGAACATTATTTATCAAACGGAGATGTTACAAAATCTGTTGAAGCATTTATTGCTGCGAGAGAAGCAAATTACCGGGACATTACATTCAGAGAAATTTTAGCAATTGATCTTGCTGATATTGATGTAACAGAAGCTGTAAGTTGGTGCATTAATCCTAAAGTTGTTGAAACAAAAACAATAAGCGGAATAGCCGGAGACGGTATCCAATTACAGATGAAATTAAAACTTACCCTTAGAGCAAACCTGAAGAATATGATTGGAGGTGCTACCGAACAAACCGTTTTGGCAAGAGTTGACGAGAATTTATCTTCAGAAATCGGAAAAGCTGAAAATCACCGGGAAATTTTGAAAAGCCCCTTTCTTCTTGCAAAAAAAGTCGAACAAAAAGAACTTGGTAAAGGAACTGCTTTTGAGATTCTTTCTGTTGATGTTTCGGAAGTAAAAGTAGGTAAAGATATACAAGCAGAACTTCTCAGCAAAAGAGCAAAAGCTAATGCCGAAAAAGCTAAAGCAGATTATATTAAAGCGGAAGAAAAAGTACAAAAAGCAATGGCTGCTGCATTTATCGACGGCAATTTAAGTGTTGAAGAATATAACAATATCCAAAATACAGAAGCTGATACAGAGATGCGAAAAAAAATAGGTGAATCTGTAAATAAGAAAAAAGATAAAAAATAA
- a CDS encoding flotillin-like FloA family protein — translation MDFIIIILFIILISALMITAYVPYELHSLAKKAGFSKFSLRFLILKLQKIPIKYLFEQYEKIVDNKIDIEFDELKKYWGSNPENFETTVKLIINGGKSNLKITTEDIENFNLSENNSERFFSVLKKINNENLNLSQEKILELVNSDTDIEKYFEIAGQAKEIQLDISQNQLDQNNLQEIELFIKNYIKAEKTGVSKEHKLLNDSKISWKERNLLLNSLILIKQKDIDISDDELSEVYKSGINFYEYIKSVDTAQRNNIPDLDKTEITNHYFKGGDVFRVINAFEFAKANNTQISVNDLLELDLNRDINFDKTIDQAVIPFDLKVNPPVYIVLKDGLQISPNISVSVKKKININSFISYEKNLFYKINEKFSDELLKFKSHTEVLKNLKSISENVLNDLKTEKTESYHKTFEILKIKITDIEIKADKLAEIKDIQAKEKETEAKLNLLKSKKKLNEDMAKALKKGKISFKDYQKEKYIFNTEDENDLPYH, via the coding sequence ATGGATTTTATCATAATTATTCTGTTTATAATTTTAATATCAGCACTTATGATTACGGCATATGTTCCGTATGAACTTCATTCTCTTGCAAAAAAAGCAGGTTTCAGTAAATTTTCTTTAAGATTTCTTATATTAAAACTTCAGAAAATACCAATAAAATATTTGTTTGAACAATATGAAAAAATTGTTGACAATAAAATTGATATTGAATTTGATGAATTAAAGAAATATTGGGGCAGCAATCCCGAGAATTTTGAAACCACCGTTAAACTTATTATAAACGGCGGAAAATCAAATTTAAAAATCACCACAGAAGATATTGAAAACTTTAATTTGTCTGAAAATAATTCCGAAAGATTCTTTTCTGTTTTGAAAAAGATAAATAATGAAAATTTAAACTTAAGCCAAGAAAAAATATTAGAACTTGTAAATTCGGACACGGATATTGAAAAATATTTTGAAATTGCCGGACAAGCAAAAGAAATTCAACTTGACATCTCTCAAAATCAACTTGACCAAAACAATCTTCAGGAAATAGAACTTTTCATTAAAAATTATATTAAAGCAGAAAAAACAGGTGTCAGCAAAGAGCATAAACTGTTAAATGACAGCAAAATATCATGGAAAGAAAGGAATTTATTATTAAACAGTTTGATCTTAATTAAGCAAAAAGATATTGATATTTCAGATGATGAGTTATCCGAAGTATATAAATCCGGCATAAATTTTTATGAATATATTAAATCTGTTGATACAGCACAAAGAAATAACATACCTGATCTTGATAAAACTGAAATAACAAATCATTACTTTAAAGGCGGTGATGTATTCAGAGTTATTAATGCTTTTGAATTTGCAAAAGCAAATAACACACAAATTTCGGTAAATGATCTTCTTGAACTTGATCTGAACAGAGATATTAATTTTGATAAAACAATCGATCAAGCAGTTATCCCTTTTGATCTGAAAGTAAATCCGCCGGTATATATTGTACTGAAGGACGGTTTGCAAATATCACCAAATATTTCAGTATCAGTAAAAAAGAAGATAAATATCAATTCTTTTATCTCTTATGAGAAAAATCTTTTTTATAAAATTAATGAGAAGTTTTCCGATGAATTATTGAAGTTTAAATCACATACTGAAGTATTAAAGAACTTGAAATCAATATCCGAAAATGTGCTGAATGATCTTAAAACAGAAAAAACCGAATCGTATCATAAAACATTTGAGATATTAAAAATAAAAATAACTGATATTGAAATAAAAGCTGATAAGTTAGCTGAAATAAAAGATATTCAAGCAAAAGAAAAAGAAACTGAAGCAAAATTGAATTTATTGAAATCTAAAAAGAAACTTAATGAAGATATGGCAAAAGCATTGAAAAAAGGTAAAATTAGTTTTAAAGATTATCAAAAAGAAAAATACATATTTAATACTGAAGACGAAAATGATTTGCCCTATCACTGA
- a CDS encoding ATP-dependent Clp protease adaptor ClpS, producing MKDQQKTQRNEKETTDVKDSSGKFLILHNDEYHTFDYVIDALISVCNHEVEQAVQCTYLVHYKGKADVKKGAYEFLKPMMTELKGKDLKATIE from the coding sequence ATGAAAGATCAACAAAAAACGCAAAGAAACGAAAAAGAAACTACTGATGTAAAAGATTCATCAGGAAAGTTTTTAATACTGCATAACGATGAGTATCATACATTTGATTATGTTATTGATGCTCTTATTTCAGTTTGTAATCATGAGGTTGAACAAGCTGTTCAATGCACTTATTTAGTTCATTATAAAGGAAAAGCAGATGTTAAAAAAGGAGCATATGAATTTTTAAAACCAATGATGACCGAATTGAAAGGAAAAGACTTGAAAGCAACTATTGAATGA
- a CDS encoding SPOR domain-containing protein → MNKIKLNQIGKITAAFIIYIVCSSNTGQYMKSLYDFGEFKSKSYYTSLFSKSEIVELTDADDLHIKGKSYMIKAEKSFRKADGYYKIDENYGGKTKSKALRYEKKGVKYALKAYDYYFQAVEKKFRVYSNRLSKMDNDNSKRHLKAEELSIDARSYYMTGIEIIQDARKLKGKEKVDTYEKAYKEQIKALKHQEIAFMIFMKDPEVKYDKNKDEIITGNENYDVVENIENNTNTDIENDYEPGKDPNIYISKEESIVEKLTISHSDQMLLDDARDKRGYADILMKETDNDYTKIDNIRKEAETSDDEYERNSKHKMASGLEKVLFEKMIKAANLYFEADKMKYGVYLKYLPAARNSEGFEQGQKFEDNAAKLHFKALKLYNKANFYSDHKSNKYIQLMNAVQTELTAIQEQENAYSVYFKLDVIPVEENFEVVDNANNESGKTNDNNSGNSNKLTYNYSGSFVYSKHYPDPKPIVHKSGIIFKVQIGLFKNLLPLKHYGKYSPISYDTYKNNPYMRFMLGEYRSYKSAEYVLNKLKEKGMTDPFIVSYENGKRKTANYGISKIIRDEEFEKIEAREMSYLTGEAVDFTNDNNIDFTKITETSSVNGLAYYVQLGSFSTKKNRDDFKNIQELYADHSTAVFKYLSGIYSSYFEAKKEAVKLTASGYNKAFVTAYNNGSKISLSDAGKLANNENNNIKTNKPDIYFSVQIGVFSHKLNDEELNKFKPVPEKYKIISKEKGNGLYIYYIGEYKTYNEASVVKNDIKSMGQDGFVIAFKSGEKISAKQAVELLKEKE, encoded by the coding sequence ATGAATAAGATCAAATTGAATCAAATTGGAAAAATTACGGCAGCATTTATCATTTATATTGTATGTTCCTCTAATACAGGTCAATACATGAAAAGTCTTTATGACTTCGGAGAGTTTAAAAGCAAATCGTATTATACATCTTTATTCAGCAAATCTGAAATTGTTGAATTAACTGATGCTGATGATTTACATATTAAAGGTAAATCTTATATGATAAAAGCAGAAAAATCATTCAGAAAGGCAGACGGTTATTATAAGATTGATGAAAATTACGGAGGGAAAACAAAAAGTAAAGCTTTACGCTATGAAAAAAAAGGTGTAAAATATGCCCTAAAAGCATATGACTATTATTTTCAAGCTGTTGAAAAGAAATTCAGAGTTTATTCAAATCGTTTGAGCAAGATGGATAATGATAACAGTAAACGACATTTAAAAGCTGAAGAATTATCAATTGATGCACGATCTTACTACATGACAGGTATTGAGATTATTCAAGATGCCAGAAAATTAAAGGGGAAAGAAAAAGTTGATACATACGAAAAAGCATATAAAGAGCAGATTAAGGCTTTAAAACACCAAGAAATTGCTTTTATGATCTTTATGAAAGATCCTGAAGTTAAGTATGACAAGAATAAAGATGAAATTATTACCGGTAATGAAAATTATGATGTTGTTGAAAATATCGAAAACAATACAAATACGGACATTGAGAATGACTACGAACCCGGAAAAGATCCAAATATCTACATTTCCAAAGAAGAATCTATTGTTGAAAAATTAACAATCAGTCATTCCGATCAAATGTTATTGGATGATGCTCGTGATAAAAGGGGATATGCCGACATTTTAATGAAAGAAACAGATAACGATTATACCAAAATTGATAATATTCGAAAAGAAGCAGAAACTTCAGATGATGAATATGAACGCAATTCAAAACATAAAATGGCATCAGGACTTGAAAAAGTTTTATTCGAAAAAATGATTAAAGCTGCAAATTTATATTTTGAAGCTGATAAAATGAAATACGGAGTATATTTAAAATATCTGCCGGCAGCAAGAAATTCGGAAGGTTTTGAACAAGGACAAAAATTTGAAGATAATGCGGCAAAACTTCATTTCAAGGCACTTAAATTATACAATAAAGCAAATTTTTACAGTGATCATAAATCAAATAAGTACATTCAATTAATGAATGCCGTACAAACTGAATTGACAGCCATTCAGGAGCAAGAAAATGCATATTCGGTTTATTTTAAACTTGATGTTATACCGGTGGAAGAAAATTTTGAAGTTGTTGATAATGCTAATAATGAATCCGGGAAAACTAATGATAACAATTCCGGCAACTCTAATAAATTGACTTATAATTATTCAGGTTCATTTGTTTATTCCAAACATTATCCTGATCCAAAACCGATTGTTCATAAATCGGGAATAATATTTAAGGTTCAAATAGGTCTTTTTAAAAACTTACTGCCTTTGAAACATTACGGTAAATATTCTCCGATCAGTTACGATACATATAAAAATAACCCGTATATGAGATTTATGTTAGGAGAATACAGAAGTTATAAATCTGCGGAGTATGTATTGAATAAATTGAAAGAAAAAGGCATGACAGATCCGTTTATTGTTTCTTATGAAAACGGAAAACGGAAAACTGCAAACTACGGTATATCCAAAATTATTCGAGATGAAGAATTTGAAAAAATTGAAGCAAGAGAAATGTCTTATTTAACAGGTGAAGCTGTTGATTTTACAAATGATAATAATATTGATTTTACAAAAATAACAGAAACATCTTCCGTCAACGGACTTGCTTATTATGTACAATTAGGCAGTTTCTCAACTAAAAAAAACAGAGATGATTTTAAGAACATTCAAGAATTATACGCAGATCATTCAACTGCTGTATTTAAATATTTAAGCGGAATTTATTCATCTTATTTCGAAGCCAAAAAAGAAGCCGTGAAATTAACCGCAAGCGGTTATAATAAAGCCTTTGTTACTGCTTATAATAACGGAAGCAAGATATCGTTAAGTGATGCCGGCAAATTGGCAAATAACGAGAATAATAATATAAAAACTAACAAACCTGATATTTATTTCTCGGTTCAAATAGGAGTTTTTTCACATAAACTTAATGATGAAGAATTAAATAAATTTAAACCCGTTCCCGAAAAATATAAAATAATCTCAAAAGAAAAAGGAAACGGATTATACATTTACTATATTGGAGAATATAAAACATATAATGAAGCTTCAGTTGTTAAAAATGATATTAAAAGCATGGGGCAAGACGGATTTGTAATTGCATTTAAAAGCGGTGAAAAAATCAGTGCGAAACAAGCTGTTGAATTATTAAAAGAGAAAGAGTAA